Genomic segment of Rhodococcus sp. W8901:
AGGACACCGAGCAGCACGTCGCGGTCGCCGACCACGAACTCCCCCAACGGGAAACACATCGGCGCCGATCCATCGCAGCAGCCGCCGGACTGGTGCAGCATCAGCGGTCCGTGGACGTCGGCGAGGTGTCGCAGCAAGGCGGCCGCGGCCGCTGTCACGACCGCCCGGGCAGGCGCGGGACTCACGCGAAGTCCAGGACGATGCGGCCGTCGACCATTCCGCGATCGAGTTCGTCGAAGATGTCGTTGATGTCTTCGAGCCGACGGGTGTGCACGGTGGGGTGGATCGACCCGCGAGCGTAGAAGTCGAGCGCCTCGGCCATGTCCTGGCGGGTACCGACGATCGACCCGCGCAGGGTGAGTCCTCCCAGGACGGTGCCGAAGATCGGGGTCGGGAAGTCCCCGGGAGGCAGTCCCATGAACGTGATGGTGCCACCGCGTCGGGCCATGCCGATCGCCTGCCTGAACGCGGCCGGATTGACCGCGGTCACCAGCACCGCGTCGGTTCCGCCGGTGGCCTGCCGAACCCGCTCGACCGGGTCCTCCTCGAACGCGTTGACGAGCACCTCGGCGCCGTAGCGGGCCGCGAGCGCGAGCTTGGAATCGGCGACGTCGACCGCGGCGACCCGCAGCCCCATCGCCGTCGCGTACTGCACCGCGACATGGCCGAGCCCGCCGATGCCGGAGATCGTCACCCACTGACCCGGTATGACGTCACTGACCTTGAGCCCCTTGTAGACGGTGACCCCGGCGCACAGGACCGGAGCGACCTCGATGGGATCGGCGCCCGCCGGAACCCGTGCCGCGAAGCGGGAGTCGACCAGCATGTACTCCGCGAACGAACCGTCCACGGTGTAGCCGCCGTTGATCTGCTTCTCGCACAGCGTCTCCCAGCCGGTGCGGCAGTACCGGCACTCGAGGCACGACGACCACAGCCACGCGTTGCCGACAAGATCACCGACCGCGAGTTCGGTCGCGCCCTCCCCCAGTTCCACCACCTCGCCGTAGCCCTCGTGTCCCGGGATGAACGGCGGCTCCGGTTTGACCGGCCAATCGCCCTTGGCCGCGTGCAGATCCGTGTGACAGACACCGCTCGAGCGGACCTTCACGAGCGCCTGGTCGCGGCCGGGCCGCGGTATCGGCACCTCCTCGATGGACAGGGGCTTTCCGAACTCGCGGACGACCGCGGCCTTCATCGTCTCGGTCATGAGAACCTCCGATGGTGTGGGGCGCGGCGCCCGCGCGGACAACACCTGCGGGCGACGCGCGCTGTGCTGTCGGATCGGAATCGGATCAGAAGAAGCCCTGCGCCCCGGGCGCGTAGCTGACGAGCAGGTTCTTGGTCTGCTGGTAGTGGTCGAGCATCATGTGGTGGTTCTCGCGGCCGATTCCGGACTGCTTGTAACCGCCGAACGCCGCGTGCGCCGGATACTGGTGGTAGGTGTTGGTCCACACCCGGCCGGCCTGGATGTCGCGTCCGGCCCGGTACGCGACGCCGCCGTCACGCGACCACACGCCGGCACCGAGACCGTAGAGGGTGTCGTTCGCGATCGCGATGGCGTCGTCGTAATCGGCGAACGACGTCACCGACACGACCGGGCCGAAGATCTCCTCCTGGAAGATCCGCATGCCGTTGTCGCCGGTGAAGATCGTCGGCTGCACGTAGTAGCCGTCCGCCAGGTCGCCGCCCAGTTCGGCCCGCTCACCGCCGGTGATCAGCCGGGCGCCCTCGTTCGTGCCGATCTCGATGTACGACAGGATCTTCTCGAGCTGATCGTTCGACGCCTGCGCGCCGATCATCGTCTCGGTGTCGAGAGGATCGCCCTGACGAACAGCCTTCGTGCGCACCGCGGCGAGCGCGAGGAAGTCGTCGAAGATGTCCTTCTGGATCAGTGCACGCGACGGGCACGTGCACACCTCGCCCTGGTTGAGCGCGAACATCGTGAAGCCCTCGAGCGCCTTGTCCTGGAAGTCGTCGTCGGCGGCGAGGACGTCGGAGAAGAAGACGTTGGGGCTCTTCCCGCCCAGTTCGAGTGTCACCGGGATCAGGTTCTGCGACGCGTACTGCATGATCAGCCGGCCGGTGGTGGTCTCGC
This window contains:
- the exaC gene encoding acetaldehyde dehydrogenase ExaC, with the protein product MSVYARPGSPDALMSFESRYDNWIGGEWVAPAKGQYFENPTPVTGRSFCQVARSTAEDIDLALDAAYAAAPAWGKTSVAERAVVLNKIADRMEQNLEKIALAESWDNGKPIRETLNADIPLAIDHFRYFAGAIRAQEGSLSEIDSDTVAYHFHEPLGVVGQIIPWNFPILMATWKLAPALAAGNAVVLKPAEQTPASILYLFSLIGDLLPAGVVNIVNGFGTEAGKPLASSPRIRKIAFTGETTTGRLIMQYASQNLIPVTLELGGKSPNVFFSDVLAADDDFQDKALEGFTMFALNQGEVCTCPSRALIQKDIFDDFLALAAVRTKAVRQGDPLDTETMIGAQASNDQLEKILSYIEIGTNEGARLITGGERAELGGDLADGYYVQPTIFTGDNGMRIFQEEIFGPVVSVTSFADYDDAIAIANDTLYGLGAGVWSRDGGVAYRAGRDIQAGRVWTNTYHQYPAHAAFGGYKQSGIGRENHHMMLDHYQQTKNLLVSYAPGAQGFF
- the adhP gene encoding alcohol dehydrogenase AdhP, whose translation is MTETMKAAVVREFGKPLSIEEVPIPRPGRDQALVKVRSSGVCHTDLHAAKGDWPVKPEPPFIPGHEGYGEVVELGEGATELAVGDLVGNAWLWSSCLECRYCRTGWETLCEKQINGGYTVDGSFAEYMLVDSRFAARVPAGADPIEVAPVLCAGVTVYKGLKVSDVIPGQWVTISGIGGLGHVAVQYATAMGLRVAAVDVADSKLALAARYGAEVLVNAFEEDPVERVRQATGGTDAVLVTAVNPAAFRQAIGMARRGGTITFMGLPPGDFPTPIFGTVLGGLTLRGSIVGTRQDMAEALDFYARGSIHPTVHTRRLEDINDIFDELDRGMVDGRIVLDFA